A window from Sceloporus undulatus isolate JIND9_A2432 ecotype Alabama chromosome 8, SceUnd_v1.1, whole genome shotgun sequence encodes these proteins:
- the C8H16orf89 gene encoding UPF0764 protein C16orf89 homolog — protein sequence MPMWPDLAFQMFLCLLVLHPDGSRCEEDRMNAILSALERSAAVLEEEYDAINLDAVVGFHILQAFLSKTLEEWDKKPGLELERERVARLEAKVSAWTEKAKHSLELQDPDYYRNFAPALSPGFWKVPDRWTQIDHSVGFPTTNGSCLLGGISDSCISFLLGSWKDGGESCLVPENCKSIMTKTHCSNYALSHQLLYFLFAEMKGCLNPLFLDAQYYKNVFCHLMMQSNLHPKKDVDAPGDIFTENIMFCGLAGFSDFYKPEWLDRILSWQNPGDGCFWMYKPSVPNPEGAVPKPRRFRRREKLLKDECSSHNIAVAVGAIGGFLYYGF from the exons ATGCCAATGTGGCCGGacctggccttccagatgttccttTGCCTCCTTGTCCTCCATCCCGATGGATCCAGATGTGAGGAGGACCGGATGAACGCCATCCTTTCGGCCCTGGAGAGATCAGCTGCAGTCCTGGAGGAGGAGTATGATGCCATCAACTTAGACGCCGTGGTGGGATTCCACATTTTGCAAG CCTTCTTGAGCAAAACGTTGGAGGAATGGGACAAAAAGCCAGGATTGGAGCTGGAGAGGGAGCGAGTGGCACGGCTGGAGGCAAAAGTGTCTGCTTGGACCGAAAAAGCCAAACATTCCCTGGAGCTGCAGGACCCCGATTATTacagaa attttgCCCCGGCTTTAAGTCCTGGTTTTTGGAAGGTCCCAGACCGCTGGACCCAGATTGACCATTCTGTTGGTTTTCCCACAACCAATGGCTCCTGTTTGCTTGGAGGGATAAGCGATTCCTGCATTTCTTTCCTCTTAGGATCGTG GAAAGATGGCGGAGAGTCGTGCCTCGTTCCCGAAAACTGCAAGAGCATTATGACAAAAACTCACTGCTCGAATTATGCGTTGTCCCACCAGCTTCTCTACTTCCTCTTTGCAGAAATG AAAGGATGTTTGAATCCTCTCTTCCTGGATGCCCAATATTACAAGAACGTCTTCTGCCATTTGATGATGCAAAGCAACCTTCATCCCAAAAAGGACGTTGATGCTCCGGGAGACATCTTTACGGAAAACA TTATGTTTTGCGGCTTGGCTGGGTTCTCTGATTTCTACAAGCCAGAATGGCTGGATCGCATCCTTAGCTGGCAAAACCCTGGAGATGGGTGTTTCTGGATGTACA AGCCCTCCGTTCCAAATCCAGAAGGCGCCGTCCCCAAACCACGAAGGTTTAGAAGAAGGGAGAAACTTCTTAAAG ATGAATGTTCTTCTCATAACATTGCTGTGGCTGTAGGAGCCATCGGGGGATTCCTTTACTATGGCTTCTGA
- the FAHD1 gene encoding acylpyruvase FAHD1, mitochondrial isoform X2 → MGGGGRRAGTAGHGWGLSQRREASRPGRVIIAVRNMASAKPLSRFWEWGKTIVCVGRNYAEHAKEMKNALPSEPLLFLKPSAAYVREGSPIIRPSYCNKLHHEVELGVVIGKKAQDVSQEVAMDHVGGYALCLDMTARDTQEECKKKGLPWMLAKGFNTSCPVSDFVPKEKVSDPHQLKLWLKVNGELRQEGDTSDMIFSIPHLISYISGIIPLEEGDVILTGSPKGVSAVEENDRIEAGIEGLLTMRFQVAQQRRRP, encoded by the exons atgggaggaggaggaaggagggctggCACTGCAGGACACGGATGGGGGCTGTCACAAAGGAGGGAAGCCAGCAGGCCTGGAAG AGTAATAATTGCGGTGAGAAACATGGCTTCTGCCAAGCCTTTGTCCAGGTTCTGGGAGTGGGGCAAGACCATCGTCTGCGTGGGACGGAATTATGCAGAACACGCCAAAGAAATGAAGAACGCCCTCCCTTCGGagcccctcctcttcctcaagcCTTCGGCCGCTTATGTCCGGGAAGGTTCTCCCATCATCCGTCCGTCCTATTGCAACAAGCTGCACCACGAGGTGGAATTGGGGGTAGTGATTGGGAAGAAGGCCCAGGATGTTAGCCAAGAGGTGGCTATGGACCATGTGGGAGGCTATGCTCTTTGCCTAGACATGACAGCCAGGGATACACAAGAGGAATGCAAGAAGAAAGGGCTTCCTTGGATGCTGGCCAAAGGATTCAACACTTCCTGTCCGGTCAGTGACTTTGTCCCGAAAGAAAAGGTCTCCGATCCGCACCAGTTGAAGCTATGGCTGAAGGTAAATGGGGAGCTGCGGCAAGAAGGCGATACGTCCGACATGATCTTCTCCATCCCGCACCTCATCAGCTACATCAGTGGGATTATCCCACTGGAGGAAGGGGATGTCATACTGACAGGGAGCCCCAAAGGAGTTTCTGCTGTGGAAGAGAATGACAGGATAGAAGCTGGCATTGAAGGGCTCCTGACCATGCGGTTTCAAGTAGCCCAGCAGCGACGCCGGCCCTAA
- the LOC121914306 gene encoding hydroxyacylglutathione hydrolase, mitochondrial isoform X2, with amino-acid sequence MKVELLPALTDNYMYLLIDEETKEAAIVDPVQPQKVLDAVRKHGVKLTTVLTTHHHWDHAGGNEKLVKMEPGLQVYGGDSRVGALTQKVSHLMSFQVGSLNVKCLSTPCHTSGHICYFVTKPNSSEPPAVFTGDTLFVAGCGKFFEGTPDEMYKALIEILGRLPPETKVYCGHEYTINNLKFARHVEPNNNAIQHKLSWAKAKYDSGEPTIPSTISEEFTFNPFMRVREATVQQHARETDPIRTMGAIRKEKDNFKVPKD; translated from the exons ATGAAGgtggagctccttcctgccctCACCGACAACTACATGTACCTCCTCATAGACGAGGAGACCAAAGAGGCTGCCATAGTTGACCCAGTGCAGCCCCAGAAG GTTCTGGATGCAGTCCGAAAGCATGGGGTGAAACTGACCACTGTTCTTACTACACACCACCACTG GGACCATGCTGGTGGCAATGAGAAACTTGTAAAGATGGAGCCAGGGTTGCAAGTGTACGGGGGAGATAGCAGGGTTGGAGCCCTCACCCAGAAAGTCTCTCATCTTATGTCATTTCAG GTGGGCTCCTTAAACGTGAAATGCCTCTCAACGCCCTGCCACACCTCTGGACATATCTGCTATTTTGTGACGAAGCCAAATAGCTCCGAGCCCCCTGCCGTCTTCACAG GAGACACGCTTTTTGTGGCTGGTTGCGGGAAGTTCTTTGAAGGAACCCCAGATGAAATGTACAAAGCTCTGATTGAGATCTTGGGACGCCTTCCTCCCGAAACG AAAGTCTACTGCGGCCACGAATACACCATCAACAACTTAAAGTTTGCGCGACACGTGGAGCCCAACAACAACGCAATCCAGCACAAACTCTCATGGGCAAAG GCGAAATACGACAGCGGCGAACCGACCATCCCTTCAACCATCAGCGAAGAGTTCACATTCAACCCCTTCATGAGAGTGAG GGAGGCCACCGTCCAGCAACACGCCCGGGAAACGGATCCCATCCGGACGATGGGCGCCATCCGGAAAGAGAAAGACAACTTCAAAGTCCCAAAAGATTGA
- the FAHD1 gene encoding acylpyruvase FAHD1, mitochondrial isoform X1: MKGAKSARKRKRFHCMRWLGVWQKRKASRPERVIIAVRNMASAKPLSRFWEWGKTIVCVGRNYAEHAKEMKNALPSEPLLFLKPSAAYVREGSPIIRPSYCNKLHHEVELGVVIGKKAQDVSQEVAMDHVGGYALCLDMTARDTQEECKKKGLPWMLAKGFNTSCPVSDFVPKEKVSDPHQLKLWLKVNGELRQEGDTSDMIFSIPHLISYISGIIPLEEGDVILTGSPKGVSAVEENDRIEAGIEGLLTMRFQVAQQRRRP, encoded by the exons ATGAAGGGTGCAAAGTCtgcaaggaagagaaagagatttcATTGCATGAGATGGCTGGGGGTTTGGcagaaaaggaaagcaagcagGCCTGAAAG AGTAATAATTGCGGTGAGAAACATGGCTTCTGCCAAGCCTTTGTCCAGGTTCTGGGAGTGGGGCAAGACCATCGTCTGCGTGGGACGGAATTATGCAGAACACGCCAAAGAAATGAAGAACGCCCTCCCTTCGGagcccctcctcttcctcaagcCTTCGGCCGCTTATGTCCGGGAAGGTTCTCCCATCATCCGTCCGTCCTATTGCAACAAGCTGCACCACGAGGTGGAATTGGGGGTAGTGATTGGGAAGAAGGCCCAGGATGTTAGCCAAGAGGTGGCTATGGACCATGTGGGAGGCTATGCTCTTTGCCTAGACATGACAGCCAGGGATACACAAGAGGAATGCAAGAAGAAAGGGCTTCCTTGGATGCTGGCCAAAGGATTCAACACTTCCTGTCCGGTCAGTGACTTTGTCCCGAAAGAAAAGGTCTCCGATCCGCACCAGTTGAAGCTATGGCTGAAGGTAAATGGGGAGCTGCGGCAAGAAGGCGATACGTCCGACATGATCTTCTCCATCCCGCACCTCATCAGCTACATCAGTGGGATTATCCCACTGGAGGAAGGGGATGTCATACTGACAGGGAGCCCCAAAGGAGTTTCTGCTGTGGAAGAGAATGACAGGATAGAAGCTGGCATTGAAGGGCTCCTGACCATGCGGTTTCAAGTAGCCCAGCAGCGACGCCGGCCCTAA
- the LOC121914306 gene encoding hydroxyacylglutathione hydrolase, mitochondrial isoform X1, translated as MGWAEKGRLAAAWLSLALRPGVLHFRANFLHTEFERRPSKVVAQDNMKVELLPALTDNYMYLLIDEETKEAAIVDPVQPQKVLDAVRKHGVKLTTVLTTHHHWDHAGGNEKLVKMEPGLQVYGGDSRVGALTQKVSHLMSFQVGSLNVKCLSTPCHTSGHICYFVTKPNSSEPPAVFTGDTLFVAGCGKFFEGTPDEMYKALIEILGRLPPETKVYCGHEYTINNLKFARHVEPNNNAIQHKLSWAKAKYDSGEPTIPSTISEEFTFNPFMRVREATVQQHARETDPIRTMGAIRKEKDNFKVPKD; from the exons ATGGGCTGGGCAGAGAAGGGGAGGCTCGCTGCAGCTTGGCTCTCCTTGGCCCTGAGACCTG GTGTGCTCCATTTCCGGGCCAACTTCCTCCATACGGAGTTTGAGAGAAGACCCTCCAAGGTAGTCGCGCAGGACAACATGAAGgtggagctccttcctgccctCACCGACAACTACATGTACCTCCTCATAGACGAGGAGACCAAAGAGGCTGCCATAGTTGACCCAGTGCAGCCCCAGAAG GTTCTGGATGCAGTCCGAAAGCATGGGGTGAAACTGACCACTGTTCTTACTACACACCACCACTG GGACCATGCTGGTGGCAATGAGAAACTTGTAAAGATGGAGCCAGGGTTGCAAGTGTACGGGGGAGATAGCAGGGTTGGAGCCCTCACCCAGAAAGTCTCTCATCTTATGTCATTTCAG GTGGGCTCCTTAAACGTGAAATGCCTCTCAACGCCCTGCCACACCTCTGGACATATCTGCTATTTTGTGACGAAGCCAAATAGCTCCGAGCCCCCTGCCGTCTTCACAG GAGACACGCTTTTTGTGGCTGGTTGCGGGAAGTTCTTTGAAGGAACCCCAGATGAAATGTACAAAGCTCTGATTGAGATCTTGGGACGCCTTCCTCCCGAAACG AAAGTCTACTGCGGCCACGAATACACCATCAACAACTTAAAGTTTGCGCGACACGTGGAGCCCAACAACAACGCAATCCAGCACAAACTCTCATGGGCAAAG GCGAAATACGACAGCGGCGAACCGACCATCCCTTCAACCATCAGCGAAGAGTTCACATTCAACCCCTTCATGAGAGTGAG GGAGGCCACCGTCCAGCAACACGCCCGGGAAACGGATCCCATCCGGACGATGGGCGCCATCCGGAAAGAGAAAGACAACTTCAAAGTCCCAAAAGATTGA